The DNA region CGTCCCACAGCCACAACACAATCTGTGTGCCGATCCAGGGCCTCTAACCTCGACTCTTCAGCTTCATTCCCAGCTGGCAGATGCAAGAGGAGCAGCCAGAACGCCTGCAGACACAGTCCCTCCTGGTTTTAGGTGTCACAGAGAGGATGCCGCATCACGGGGAGGAAGGCGAGCCGCAGGCCTCCCAGGTCACCCCACTGGGCAGGCGGATGGTTCGCTCCGACAGCTCTGTGCACCGCGTGGTTAACTGGACCGGAAAGTGATTGCTCTGTGTTCGCTGCTCTTTTTCAGCCCGTTGCTAGCTGTGACCTTTGCCACTTGCTGCGCCGTTCCAGGAGTTGCCCTCCTGACCTGGGGGGTGAACCCCCTCACGGGAGCCCTGGGGGTCTTCAACATTTTCCTCTATACGTGCTGCTACACCCCGCTGAAGAGGATTAGCATCGCCAACACGTGGGTGGGCGCCGTGGTGGGAGCCGTCCCGCCCGTCATGGGCTGGACGGCAGCTACCGGCAGCCTGGACGCTGGTGAGTAGCTCGCGTCTGATGGGTCCCCTTGCACCCGCAGTTCACGGCCTGGGTGCGGGAGCCAAGCCGTGCGTAGCGCCCTCTGCCGGCGAGCACTAGCACTGCTAGTCAGGCGTTTCCTCCCCGGAGCCCCAGTTCATGCTGGTCCATTTAATTCTGCGCTGATTCTCTTGGCGGATGCGGCCGTCGGAAATACTGTGAATGCAGAGCCCGAGGGCGACCGTGTGGTCCGGCTTCCAGGCGAGCGCGTGCTTTCCGGGGCCGGGAACGTCTGGGgcagaaactaaaggaaaagCAGTAGCTGCACagctaaaatgaaaagcaagttcCTAAAAATCACGAATCAGGTTGGGGCTGATGATTCCTTTGGGGTGTCCCGCATCGCGGGGAAGTGTCTGGGACCAGGCCTCCAGCTCTCCTCACGGCGCATGCTCCCTCgtgggctgcccccccccccccgcatcagctcttccctcccccacagccaGGTCGTTCCCTCCCACCCGCTGGTGAAGGAGCAG from Ursus arctos isolate Adak ecotype North America unplaced genomic scaffold, UrsArc2.0 scaffold_219, whole genome shotgun sequence includes:
- the LOC130544516 gene encoding protoheme IX farnesyltransferase, mitochondrial-like; translated protein: MNRTKNRPLVRGQISPLLAVTFATCCAVPGVALLTWGVNPLTGALGVFNIFLYTCCYTPLKRISIANTWVGAVVGAVPPVMGWTAATGSLDAGE